The following are from one region of the Syngnathus acus chromosome 10, fSynAcu1.2, whole genome shotgun sequence genome:
- the LOC119129642 gene encoding lymphocyte antigen 75-like, which produces MTPPAARLALVLLSCVVWMLYSCADGTIKTCDTDNGWTLHGSRCYKKMETTNGWLGARHDCLWEGGDLVSITSTDEEDFVKRQMGDQPFWIGLSNLNCEEDWCHFLDVGEKKLTWSSTSMTPNYTNWDSRQKGSSNVASCAYVNQGVDLSNQPGKWRHGSCQSSLAYMCKWSPDDCPDGWPCSYKDLGYRYNRVETSFCDSGEFLYKDSCYHFEGTRKTWQEAEGFCKNKGGHLASLHSLVVGQFLFAHVRRDGQGWLAWLGLKKNNGNFEWSDTSSPDGKAREFLPLLLTPTSASGKSPKCGWWQENPANDFCYLINSKATKTWKEARDKCARLSGNLLGFADSQEHAFIQGLLPNASSLWLDTNDTTVEDGSEQSAQSSPNSVQLAAAGNPGDPSGRRCNSLLGGEGGREVGDCEKKRGYVCKRRVVQTCETNKGWQRLGSNCYKKMETTNGWLGARYDCVWEGGDLVSITSPYEESFVTEQMGDKPFWIGLSNLNCNKTWCQFFEAGQKRLTWSNTAVTLNYVNWHSGQDGSASVGSCAYVNQGVHSSSQPGKWRHGSCGSSLPYMCKRAPDDCPEGRLCSYKDYGLGYNRVETSASFCDPGDFLYKGSCYHFWEKKRTWEDAEKFCRESKGHLASLHLLDEGQFLAGHMPYKGGLQSWVGLKKHDRMFEWRDATPAGKIEWVPHRPAGRGDCAALSLTGKLEDWPCTDILPFICKKAKVQDFLLPPPPGRSAKCGWWRDRPSSDFCYLIQHRPTKAWKEARDDCLRHGGDLLSITDSHEQAFIQSLYTFLLSAPSLWLGINHNITKDGSGWTDGSPLGYVVMDRDDPGDPSGASCLSLLTSNGRWRFDDCRKKGGYMCKKRGNIPKPPQQPHDALIDPKASCDAKNGWNPYGSNCYKKVETQNGWLGARQDCLWEGGDLVSISSFYEESFVKKQMGDKPFWIGLSNLDCNKDWCQFFEEGEKKLTWSDTGVTPAYANRDSRQDGSSNLQSCAYVNQGVHSSSQPGKWRHGSCGSSLAYMCKRSPDDCPEGQLCSYKDYGLGYHRVETSYCDPGDFLYKGSCYHFGRMERTWKYAEKFCQESKGHLASVLSWDEGKFLAAHVPYVGGLQSWVGLKKNKGNFEWSDATPTGNITWVPNRPAGRGDCAALSQTGKLEDRPCTNIQPFICKEAKVQDFLLPPPAGWSAKCGWWLERSSSDFCYLIQRKPTKTWEEARDDCLRRGGDLLSIADSIEQTFIQSLHTFLPSAPSLWLGVDNNVTKDGSKWIDGSPFVYIVMDRDDPGDLTGASCLSLLTSNGRWKFDDCRKKGGYICKKRGNIPKPPQQPHDVLADRQSPCDTVNGWSSHRSKCYKKMEKTNGWLGARYDCLWEGGDLVSITSKDQEDFVKRQMGDKPFWIGLSNLNCDEAWCQFSEAGEKLLTWSDTGVTPTYTNRDSRQDGSASVGSCAYVNQGVHDSSQPGKWRHGSCGSSLPYMCERSPDDCPVGRLCSYKDYGLGYHRVESE; this is translated from the exons ATGACCCCGCCGGCCGCGCGCCTGGCGCTGGTTCTTCTGTCTTGCGTTGTATGGATGTTGTACAGCTGCGCAGACG GAACAATCAAGACATGTGACACAGACAACGGATGGACTCTTCACGGCTCCCGCTGttacaagaagatggagacaaccaacggttggctgggggctcgtCACGACTGCctctgggagggcggcgaccttgTTTCCATCACCTCCACGGACGAGGAAGACTTTGTGAAGCGGCAGATGGGCGACCAGCCCTTCTGGATCGGGCTCTCCAATCTG AACTGCGAAGAGGACTGGTGTCATTTTTTGGATGTGGGAGAAAAGAAGCTGACTTGGTCCAGCACCAGTATGACGCCGAACTACACCAACTGGGACTCGCGTCAAAAGGGAAG CTCCAACGTTGCttcctgcgcctacgtcaaccaaggtgtgGACCTCTCCAATCAGCCTGGAAAGTGGAGACATGGCTCGTGCCAATCCTCCTTGGCATACATGTGCAAGTGGTCGCCCGACG ACTGCCCGGACGGATGGCCGTGTTCCTACAAAGACTTGGGTTACCGTTACAATCGAGTTgaga CTTCCTTCTGCGACTCTGGCGAGTTCCTGTACAAGGACTCTTGTTACCATTTTGAGGGGACCCGTAAAACCTGGCAAGAGGCTGAGGGTTTCTGCAAGAACAAGGGAGGTCACCTGGCCAGCCTCCACTCACTGGTTGTCGgacaatttttgtttg CTCACGTGCGACGAGATGGACAAGGATGGTTGGCTTGGctgggactcaagaagaacAATGGCAACTTTGAGTGGAGCGACACATCATCTCCA GATG GCAAGGCCAGAGAATTTCTTCCGCTTCTTCTGACGCCGACATCAGCATCAG GCAAGAGCCcaaagtgcggctggtggcaGGAAAACCCCGccaacgacttctgctacctgatcaaCTCCAAGGCCACCAAGACCTGGAAGGAGGCGCGAGACAAGTGCGCCCGCCTCAGCGGCAACCTGCTCGGCTTCGCCGACTCGCAGGAACACGCCTTCATCCAAG GTCTTCTGCCAAACGCTTCCTCTTTGTGGTTGGACACCAACGACACCACGGTTGAAGACGGCAGCGAGCAGTCGGCCCAATCCTCACCCAATTCCGTCCAGTTGGCCGCCGCAG GTAACCCCGGCGACCCCTCCGGCCGACGCTGCAACTCCTTACTCGGTGGCGAGGGCGGCCGGGAAGTCGGCGATTGCGAGAAGAAGCGcggctacgtctgcaagagACGAG TCGTTCAGACAtgtgaaacaaacaaagggTGGCAACGCCTCGGCTCcaactgctacaagaagatggagaccaccaacggttggctgggggctcgcTACGACTGCgtctgggagggcggcgacctggtctccatcacctcgCCCTACGAGGAAAGCTTTGTGACGGAGCAAATGGGCGACAAGCCcttctggatcggactctccaatctg AACTGCAACAAGACCTGGTGTCAGTTCTTTGAAGCGGGACAAAAGAGGCTGACTTGGTCTAACACCGCTGTGACGCTGAACTACGTCAACTGGCACTCAGGTCAAGACGGAAG TGCCAGCGTTGGTTCCTGCgcgtacgtcaaccaaggtgtgCACTCCTCCAGTCAGCCCGGCAAGTGGAGACATGGCTCGTGCGGATCCTCCTTGCCGTACATGTGCAAGCGGGCGCCCGACG ACTGCCCGGAGGGACGGCTGTGTTCCTACAAAGACTACGGATTGGGCTACAAtcgagtggaga CTTCAGCTTCCTTCTGCGACCCTGGCGACTTCCTGTACAAGGGCTCTTGCTATCACTTTTGGGAGAAGAAACGAACTTGGGAGGACGCCGAGAAGTTCTGCCGAGAATCGAAAGGTCACCTGGCCAGCCTCCACTTACTGGACGAAGGCCAATTCTTGGCTG GTCACATGCCCTACAAAGGAGGATTGCAATCCTGGGTGGGACTCAAGAAACACGACAGAATGTTTGAGTGGCGCGACGCAACACCTGCA GGCAAGATCGAGTGGGTCCCACACAGGCCGGCCGGACGGGGTGACTGCGCTGCCTTGTCGCTGACTGGAAAACTTGAGGACTGGCCCTGCACCGATATTCTGCCATTCATCTGTAAAAAAG CCAAGGTCCAagactttcttcttcctccgccGCCAG GCCGGAGTgcaaagtgcggctggtggcggGACCGACCCTCctccgacttctgctacctgatccaACACAGGCCAACCAAGGCCTGGAAGGAGGCGCGAGACGACTGCCTTCGCCACGGAGGCGACCTGCTCAGTATCACCGACTCACATGAACAGGCCTTCATACAAA GTCTGTACACTTTTCTGCTGAGCGctccctctctgtggttgggtATCAACCACAACATCACGAAAGACGGCAGCGGgtggactgacggatccccGTTGGGTTACGTCGTCATGGACAGAG ATGACCCCGGTGACCCCTCTGGTGCGTCCTGTCTTTCCCTGCTCACAAGCAACGGCCGCTGGAGGTTTGACGATTGCCGGAAGAAGGGAGGCTACATGTGCAAGAAACGAG GAAACATTCCAAAACCGCCGCAGCAGCCTCATGACG CATTAATCGATCCCAAGGCATCATGTGACGCCAAAAACGGATGGAATCCTTACGGCTCcaactgctacaagaaggtggAGACGCaaaacggttggctgggggctcgtCAGGACTGCctctgggagggcggcgacctggtcTCCATCTCCTCGTTCTACGAGGAAAGCTTTGTGAAGAAGCAAATGGGCGACAAGCCCTTTtggatcggactctccaatctg GACTGCAACAAGGACTGGTGTCAGTTTTTTGAAGAGGGAGAAAAGAAGCTGACTTGGTCCGACACCGGTGTGACCCCGGCCTACGCCAACAGGGACTCGCGTCAAGACGGAAG CTCCAACCTTCAGTCCTGCgcgtacgtcaaccaaggtgtgCACTCCTCCAGTCAGCCCGGCAAGTGGAGACATGGCTCGTGCGGATCCTCACTGGCGTACATGTGCAAGCGGTCGCCCGACG ACTGCCCGGAGGGACAGCTGTGTTCCTACAAAGACTACGGATTGGGCTACCAtcgagtggaga CTTCCTACTGCGACCCTGGCGACTTCCTGTACAAGGGCTCTTGCTATCACTttgggaggatggagcgcacTTGGAAGTATGCCGAGAAGTTCTGCCAAGAGTCGAAAGGTCACCTGGCCAGCGTCCTCTCATGGGACGAGGGCAAATTCTTGGCTG CTCACGTGCCATATGTAGGAGGATTGCAATCTTgggtgggactcaagaagaacAAGGGCAACTTTGAGTGGAGCGACGCAACACCTACA GGCAACATCACGTGGGTCCCAAACAGGCCGGCCGGACGTGGAGACTGCGCTGCCTTGTCGCAGACTGGAAAACTTGAGGACCGGCCCTGCACCAATATTCAGCCATTCATCTGTAAAGAAG CCAAGGTCCAagactttcttcttcctccgccGGCAG GCTGGAGTgcaaagtgcggctggtggctggagCGATCCTCctccgacttctgctacctgattcAACGCAAGCCCACCAAGACTTGGGAGGAGGCGCGAGACGACTGCCTTCGCCGCGGAGGAGACCTTCTCAGCATCGCCGACTCAATAGAACAGACCTTCATACAGA GTCTGCACACTTTTCTGCCGAGCGctccctctctgtggttgggcgtcGACAACAACGTCACCAAAGACGGCAGCAAGTGGATTGACGGATCTCCGTTCGTTTACATCGTCATGGACAGAG ATGACCCCGGTGACCTCACTGGTGCGTCCTGTCTTTCCTTGCTCACGAGCAACGGCCGCTGGAAGTTTGACGATTGCCGGAAGAAGGGAGGCTACATCTGCAAGAAACGAG GAAACATTCCAAAACCGCCGCAGCAGCCTCATGACG TATTAGCCGATCGTCAGTCACCATGTGACACAGTCAACGGATGGAGTTCTCACCGCTCCAAgtgctacaagaagatggagaaaacCAACGGGTGGCTGGGGGCCCGTTACGACTGCctctgggagggcggcgaccttgTTTCCATCACCTCCAAGGACCAGGAAGACTTCGTGAAGAGGCAAATGGGCGACAAGCCcttctggatcggactctccaatctg AACTGCGACGAGGCCTGGTGTCAGTTTTCCGAAGCAGGAGAAAAACTGCTGACTTGGTCCGACACCGGTGTGACGCCGACCTACACCAACAGGGACTCGCGTCAAGACGGAAG TGCCAGCGTTGGttcctgcgcctacgtcaaccaaggtgtgCACGACAGCAGTCAGCCTGGCAAGTGGAGACATGGATCGTGCGGATCCTCCTTGCCGTACATGTGCGAGAGGTCGCCCGACG ACTGCCCGGTGGGTCGGCTGTGTTCATACAAAGACTACGGATTGGGCTACCAtcgagtggagagtgagtAG
- the LOC119129643 gene encoding uncharacterized protein LOC119129643, producing MNLSHTGNITWVPNRPAGRGDCAALSQTGQLEDRPCTNARPFICKKAKVRDFLLPPPPGWSAKCGWWLERPSSDFCYLIQRKPTKTWEEARDDCLRRGGDLLSIADSIEQTFIQSLHTFLPSAPSLWLGVDNNVTKDGSKWIDGSPFVYIVMDRDDPGDLSGASCLSLLTSNGRWKFDDCRKKGGYICKKRGNIPKPPQQPHDGFKEILVCNKHSADLVCEAEGQKQSRISIQSAFYGRRSDDVCQEDGDSFNDYSFDDDDSLENETTCSVEGIVPRYRKMCNSQQKCHIEVLEDKSCPAPSKYLQMVYSCEQKVCLDSLGISDGSVADSSFKASSSMEDATPDKARLTGESCWKPSKNVLGSWILVNLSYTRKVTAIVTQGCNSTDIRSWNIPLEMRLSVDRKKWTKHPDGKFIGGGTHLLETPAFAQYVRILPLENRPEFGLRFDILGCAHEDETTCARKFNSVRFTDSMTFYCPPRCGKEEHFAAGTLVYSEDSHICAAAIHAGVIRNDIGGDCIVMRAPKQQVYTGSTGNGITSRHLNDPLGVSHTFADGEPRCAAPDWEEFAGFCYKTFDEEKNWADAQQVCRGFGAELVSIRSEMEQASVKNVSHLETSDMWTGLNDLALPGTLVWSDRHEVTFTHWAAGEPVQRVGLDQHCVAVLRQVRPEMSIRKKKSFALH from the exons ATGAATTTAAGTCATACT GGCAACATCACGTGGGTCCCAAACAGGCCGGCCGGACGTGGAGACTGCGCTGCCTTGTCGCAGACTGGACAACTTGAGGACCGGCCCTGCACCAATGCTCGGCCATTCATCTGTAAAAAAG CCAAGGTCCGagactttcttcttcctccgccGCCAG GCTGGAGTgcaaagtgcggctggtggctggagCGACCCTCctccgacttctgctacctgattcAACGCAAGCCCACCAAGACTTGGGAGGAGGCGCGAGACGACTGCCTTCGCCGCGGAGGAGACCTTCTCAGCATCGCCGACTCAATAGAACAGACCTTCATACAGA GTCTGCACACTTTTCTGCCGAGCGctccctctctgtggttgggcgtcGACAACAACGTCACCAAAGACGGCAGCAAGTGGATTGACGGATCTCCGTTCGTTTACATCGTCATGGACAGAG ATGACCCCGGTGACCTCTCTGGTGCGTCCTGTCTTTCCTTGCTCACGAGCAACGGCCGCTGGAAGTTTGACGATTGCCGGAAGAAGGGAGGCTACATCTGCAAGAAACGAG GAAACATTCCAAAACCGCCGCAGCAGCCTCATGACG GCTTTAAGGAGATCCTTGTCTGCAACAAGCATTCTGCTGACCTCGTGTGTGAGGCTGAGGGTCAGAAGCAAAGCCGCATCAGCATCCAGTCCGCCTTTTACGGTCGGCGGAGTGACGACGTTTGCCAGGAGGACGGCGACTCATTCAACGACTACTCATTCGACGACGACGACTCATTGGAAAACG AGACCACCTGCTCAGTGGAAGGCATCGTCCCTCGCTACAGGAAAATGTGCAACAGCCAGCAAAAATGCCACATTGAGGTTTTGGAGGACAAGTCCTGCCCTGCCCCCTCCAAATATCTGCAGATGGTCTATAGCTGTGAACAGAAAG TGTGTCTCGACAGTCTGGGCATCTCCGACGGCAGCGTCGCAGACTCTTCCTTCAAAGCCTCCTCCTCAATGGAAGACGCCACCCCAGATAAAGCCCGCCTCACCGGGGAGTCCTGCTGGAAGCCGTCAAAAAATG TCCTCGGCAGCTGGATCCTGGTGAACCTCAGCTACACGAGAAAGGTGACTGCGATCGTGACCCAGGGCTGCAATAGCACCGATATTCGCTCCTGGAACATCCCACTTGAGATGAGACTGAGCGTTGATAGGAAGAAGTGGACCAAACACCCGGACGGGAAG TTCATCGGCGGTGGGACTCATTTGCTTGAGACGCCCGCGTTCGCTCAGTACGTCCGCATCCTGCCGCTGGAGAATCGTCCAGAATTTGGCCTCCGCTTTGACATCTTGGGATGCGCACATGAAG ATGAGACGACCTGCGCCAGAAAGTTCAACAGCGTCCGCTTCACCGATTCGATGAC GTTCTACTGTCCGCCCAGGTGTGGCAAAGAGGAACACTTTGCCGCTGGAACATTGGTCTACTCGGAG GACTCGCACATCTGCGCGGCCGCCATTCACGCCGGCGTCATCCGGAACGACATCGGAGGAGATTGTATTGTGATGAGAGCTCCCAAACAGCAAGTCTACACGGGCTCCACCGGGAACGGGATCACCTCCAGACA TTTGAACGACCCGCTGGGTGTGTCTCACACGTTTGCGGACGGGG AGCCCAGATGCGCGGCGCCTGACTGGGAGGAGTTTGCCGGGTTCTGCTACAAAACGTTTGACGAGGAAAAGAACTGGGCTGATGCGCAACAGGTGTGTCGTGGTTTCGGTGCCGAACTGGTGTCCATCCGCAGCGAGATGGAGCAGGCGTCAGTGAAAAATGTCTCCCACCTTG AAACCAGCGACATGTGGACCGGACTGAACGACCTGGCGCTTCCCGGCACGTTGGTGTGGTCGGACCGCCACGAGGTGACCTTCACCCACTGGGCCGCGGGAGAACCCGTCCAGCGCGTCGGCCTTGACCAACACTGCGTGGCTGTGTTACGGCAGGTGCGTCCTGAAATGAGCAttaggaagaagaagagcttTGCGCTCCACTGA
- the LOC119128226 gene encoding calcium-binding protein 2-like: MSKVGERTTSTTSADSTSTDGKSGPASSQASPSGSVSETPKKSSKKSKKNNESMNKVYNSVLNSVFGADRELAQGELDELQEAFKEFDYDQDGYLNYKDVAECMRTMGYMPTEMELLEIVQQIKMRMGGLMDFEDFTELMGPRMMGETADMLGLKELQSAFLQFDLDGDGKITQDEMKEAAKSLLGEKLKKGELEEILKELDINADGNIDFEEFVMMLSIR, from the exons atGTCCAAGGTAGGAGAACgaacaacatcaacaacttCTGCAGACTCCACTTCAACCGATGG CAAAAGTGGACCGGCCTCGTCTCAGGCCTCTCCATCGGGCTCGGTGTCTGAGACGCCAAAGAAGTCATCCAAAAAGTCGAAGAAGAACAACGAAAGCATGAACAAGGTCTACAACTCTGTGCTGAACAGCGTCTTCGGGGCT GACAGAGAATTAGCACAAGGGGAATTAGACG agctGCAGGAAGCCTTCAAGGAGTTTGACTATGACCAGGACGGCTACTTGAACTACAAAGATGTGGCTGAATGCATGAGGACCATGGGGTACATGCCCACCGAGATGGAACTGCTGGAGATCGTGCAGCAGATCAAAATGAGGA TGGGCGGGCTGATGGACTTTGAAGACTTTACTGAGCTGATGGGCCCCAGAATGATGGGCGAGACAGCAGACATGCTGGGACTGAAAGAGCTCCAGTCGGCATTCCTCCAG TTCGACTTGGACGGAGATGGGAAGATCACGCAGGACGAGATGAAGGAGGCGGCCAAGAGCCTGCTGGGCGAGAAGCTGAAGAAAGGAGAGCTGGAGGAGATCCTGAAGGAGTTGGACATCAACGCAGATGGAAATATTGACTTTGAAG AGTTTGTGATGATGCTCTCCATCCGCTAG
- the LOC119128088 gene encoding tudor domain-containing protein 7B-like, translated as MSDGDLIKKMLRVILQANKGGLSLSRLQSEYKELTGEQIPHKQMGHNHLDTLLASMPSVVRVDRSRSGELVYFASADKETAHVAKVMARQRGSKKTGRPHVVNTQMRVKPTALLVFNAKPQTSLRQPSHRGRSGGRGGGGGGGGRGSGHGDHRQSREVKDGQSEGRSKMANQTTPGRSERRMTLPSRFQKEVQAHISRNTQHTCQTSHLNENLDSGKSKVYNPQQVQSCIKDILSLYSNGFWVSKLPQIYKELYKQDLPSEAIRDLETWKHICTIERTCSSNPSELLLYPAKERTSGSVPPSACVSSSSSPPDKPSQYPDQRLKESGSQPPSSSSSPSPPSSPASLSPELKQKLEELLLKYSSGLWAHALPKLFQDTYKTKLPAHVLDNLHLLSDICTVDYPMPDNPKRAILYRRNTGGGDENCNRRSSSASEEEQKVKARPCERSVPPLQIPKEEYPSVLVVEATNTNKVILRYIGENYSQAQERLEDEMREFYSPSKFTLCSAPPSGQLVAVKTEEEEVLRAQVCELLVDKVKVYFVDHGFSEVVSKGKLFELDEKFLKLPFQATKSKLAGLEPFSQEPAVLKTLEAMASGRILLAEILQRGQTPLMVLYDTSQDDDVNINAACMKALQDKNLASPLQVNSAYMNVTVTSVCSDGTIYCQVPSRGLAKLNEILDNIETYFHTQVTSEFLVSRPFCGKGCVARYKGRWARVEITNLHGSRVLDILFLDVGVQASVEVFELREIPHKFLRDLVAIPPQAVKCRLADLSVSVGSWSPDTVQWLREKVLNTTDCSMKVAKVDKSKQCVYVHLFTDKSFHDPACSLNHRMARSDLFKQQPDVYLTSHSPIKISTLAAPSKISSDGDITNGSPKSVATKTYLRKIPAGPKGPAGSPPGAQSSPSSAFQLPPLLTLPPAGNNMDVYVSVACHPGHFVLQPWRDMYKLVVLMGEMILFYNQTDDRPLSVQKNHIYAAKVENNWYRVLVKGVLSNGLVSVYELDYGKHELVSCTQLRALHKEFRQLPFQGITAQLAGVKTRQWSEEASIVFRNHVEKKPLVAQLEAAQEAANSWDRKLIVFLVDTSQQDCDIWVHDIMAEFVDKLPDE; from the exons ATGTCTGACGGAGATCTGATCAAGAAAATGCTAAGGGTCATCCTCCAAGCCAACAAGGGAGGACTATCGCTGTCCCGCCTGCAGTCCGAGTACAAGGAGCTGACCGGTGAACAGATTCCACATAAGCAGATGGGACACAACCATCTGGACACTCTGCTGGCCAGCATGCCCTCGGTCGTCCGCGTGGACCGCAGCCGCTCTGGAGAG TTGGTGTATTTTGCCTCTGCGGATAAAGAGACGGCCCACGTTGCCAAGGTGATGGCTCGCCAGCGCGGTTCCAAGAAAACTGGACGGCCCCACGTGGTGAACACCCAGATGAGGGTCAAGCCAACGGCCTTGCTTGTCTTCAACG CAAAACCTCAAACCTCCCTGAGGCAGCCGAGCCACCGCGGACGAAGCGGCGGCAGaggaggtggcggcggcggcggcggccggggCTCCGGACATGGAGACCACAGACAATCCCGGGAGGTGAAGGATGGACAGTCTGAGGGCAGGTCCAAGATGGCCAACCAGACCACACCCGGCAG GTCAGAAAGGAGGATGACGCTCCCGTCACGCTTTCAGAAGGAGGTACAGGCTCACATTTCCAGAAACACCCAACACACTTGTC AAACTTCCCATTTGAATGAGAATTTGGACTCGGGCAAAAGCAAAGTGTACAACCCTCAGCAGGTCCAGAGCTGCATCAAGGACATCCTGTCCCTGTACAGCAACGGTTTCTGGGTGTCCAAGCTGCCTCAGATCTACAAAGAGCTCTACAAACAGGACCTGCCAAGCGAGGCCATCCGAGACCTGGAGACCTGGAAGCACATATGCACC ATCGAGCGAACATGCAGCAGTAACCCGTCTGAGCTGCTTCTCTACCCGGCCAAGGAGCGGACGAGCGGATCCGTTCCTCCTTCAGCTTGTGTTTCTTCTTCCAGCTCCCCACCTGACAAGCCCTCGCAGTACCCCGACCAACGATTAAAAGAATCCGGCTCACAGCCTCCTTCGTCTTCGTCGTCCCCCAGCCCGCCCTCGTCGCCAGCTTCCCTTAGCCCCGAGCTGAAGCAGAAACTGGAGGAACTTCTGCTCAAATATTCCAGCGGGCTGTGGGCCCACGCGCTGCCGAAGCTCTTCCAGGACACTTATAAA ACCAAACTGCCTGCGCACGTCCTGGATAACCTTCACCTCCTCTCCGACATCTGCACCGTCGACTACCCGATGCCCGACAACCCCAAGAGGGCCATCTTGTATCGGAGGAACACAGGAGGAGGAGACGAGAACTGTAACAGGAGAAGCTCGTCGGCCAGTGAGGAGGAGCAGAAAGTGAAGGCGAGACCGTGCGAGCGCTCGGTGCCTCCTCTGCAGATCCCCAAAGAGGAATATCCCTCCGTGCTGGTGGTGGAAGCCACAAACACCAACAAAGTCATTTTGAG GTACATCGGTGAGAACTACTCGCAGGCTCAGGAGCGTTTGGAGGATGAAATGAGGGAATTTTACAGCCCGAGCAAGTTCACGCTTTGCTCAGCGCCGCCGTCGGGCCAACTCGTAGCCGTCAAaaccgaggaggaggaagttcTGAGAGCTCAGGTGTGCGAGCTCTTGGTGGATAAGGTGAAG GTGTACTTTGTGGATCATGGTTTCTCCGAAGTGGTTAGCAAAGGCAAACTTTTCGAGCTGGACGAAAAGTTCTTGAAACTACCTTTCCAAGCCACCAAGAGCAAACTGGCAG GTCTGGAGCCCTTCAGTCAGGAGCCCGCTGTGCTGAAGACTTTGGAGGCCATGGCGAGCGGCCGCATCCTATTGGCCGAAATCCTGCAGAGGGGGCAGACCCCTTTGATGGTCTTGTACGACACGTCGCAGGATGACGACGTTAACATCAACGCCGCCTGCATGAAAGCTCTGCAGGACAAGAACCTCGCCAGTCCCTTGCAG gtTAACAGCGCTTATATGAATGTGACCGTCACCAGCGTCTGCTCTGATGGGACCATCTACTGTCAGGTCCCCTCCAGAGGTCTGGCCAAACTCAACGAGATCCTCGACAACATCGAGACCTACTTCCACACGCAG GTAACGTCAGAGTTTCTGGTCTCCAGGCCATTCTGCGGCAAAGGATGCGTGGCTCGATACAAAGGCAGATGGGCCCGCGTGGAA ATCACAAATCTGCACGGCAGCAGAGTGTTGGACATCCTCTTCCTTGACGTGGGAGTCCAGGCTTCCGTAGAAGTCTTTGAGCTCAGGGAGATTCCACACAAGTTCCTCCGTGACCTCGTGGCCATCCCACCGCAG GCTGTCAAGTGCCGCCTGGCAGACCTTTCTGTCAGCGTAGGATCCTGGAGTCCAGATACTGTCCAGTGGCTTCGGGAGAAAGTTCTCAACACCACTGACTGCAGCATGAAG GTGGCCAAGGTGGACAAAAGCAAACAGTGCGTCTACGTTCACCTCTTCACCGACAAGAGCTTCCACGACCCAGCTTGTAGTCTCAACCACCGGATGGCCCGCTCGGACCTGTTCAAACAGCAACCTGATGTCTATCTGACCAGCCACAG TCCCATCAAGATCTCCACACTCGCCGCACCCAGCAAGATTTCGAGCGATGGCGACATCACCAACGGCAGTCCTAAGTCGGTGGCAACCAAGACTTACCTCAGAAAAATTCCGGCCGGACCCAAAGGACCTGCCGGCAGCCCACCTGGGGCTCAGTCAAGCCCTTCATCCGCTTTCCAGCTGCCACCGTTGCTAACGCTGCCCCCTGCAG GGAACAATATGGACGTGTACGTATCAGTGGCGTGCCATCCGGGCCACTTTGTCCTCCAGCCCTGGAGGGATATGTACAAGCTGGTGGTGCTGATGGGGGAGATGATCCTCTTTTACAACCAAACGGACGACAGACCTCTGAGCGTGCAGAAGAATCACATCTACGCCGCCAAGGTGGAGAACAA CTGGTACCGCGTTTTAGTGAAGGGCGTTCTCAGCAATGGGCTGGTGTCCGTTTACGAGTTGGACTACGGAAAGCACGAGCTGGTCAGCTGCACGCAGCTGCGAGCTCTTCACAAGGAGTTCAGACAGCTGCCCTTTCAGGGAATCACCGCTCAGCTAGCCG GAGTGAAGACGAGGCAGTGGTCCGAGGAAGCTTCCATCGTCTTCAGAAACCACGTGGAGAAGAAGCCCCTCGTGGCCCAGCTGGAGGCCGCGCAGGAGGCGGCAAACTCCTGGGACAGGAAGCTGATCGTTTTCCTGGTGGACACCTCGCAGCAGGATTGCGACATCTGGGTGCACGACATCATGGCCGAGTTTGTGGACAAACTCCCCGATGAATAA